The Acanthopagrus latus isolate v.2019 chromosome 6, fAcaLat1.1, whole genome shotgun sequence genome includes a region encoding these proteins:
- the gnrh2 gene encoding progonadoliberin-2 — MCVSRLVLLLGLLLCMGAQLSNGQHWSHGWYPGGKRELDSFGTSEISEEIKLCEAGECSYLRPQRRSVLRNIFLDALARELQKRK, encoded by the exons ATGTGTGTATCTCGGCTGGTTTTGCTGCTCGGGCTGCTCCTATGTATGGGGGCTCAGCTGTCCAATGGCCAGCACTGGTCCCACGGTTGGTACCCCGGAGGCAAGAGGGAGCTGGACTCTTTTGGCACATCAGAG aTTTCAGAGGAGATTAAGCTGTGTGAGGCAGGGGAATGCAGCTACTTGAGACCCCAGAGGAGGAGTGTTCTGAGGAATATATTT TTGGATGCTTTAGCAAGAGAGCTCCAGAAGAGGAAGTGA